One Nitrospira sp. DNA window includes the following coding sequences:
- a CDS encoding Respiratory nitrate reductase beta chain yields MPEVYNWQLGRKMLYPYEERHPKWQFAFVFNINRCLACQTCSMADKSTWLFSKGQEYMWWNNVETKPYGGYPQFYDVKITQLIEQVNPGGQVWNVRVGRKHHAPYGVFEGMTIFDAGAKVGQAAIGYIPTDQEWRFVNIYEDTATSMRAIVENVDKSGFTRDEPWKLTGSSLPEHETYFFYLQRICNHCTYPGCLAACPRKAIYKRPEDGIVLIDQNRCRGYKKCVEQCPFKKPMYRGTTRVSEKCIACYPRIEGKDPLTGGEPMETRCMAACVGKIRMQSLVRIGEDGLWAEDRWHPLYYAIRVEQVALPLYPQWGTEPNGFYIPPRHAPRGYNRQMFGPGVDNAIEKYLVPSRELLAVLQLWRASQQIIFRYDVIPGPKVFETQIHGKRFDMYNDTVLGFNKSGKEVARIQVEEPIYIRPAERVNWL; encoded by the coding sequence ATGCCAGAAGTCTATAACTGGCAACTGGGACGGAAGATGCTGTATCCGTATGAGGAGCGGCATCCGAAGTGGCAGTTTGCCTTTGTGTTCAACATCAATCGCTGTTTGGCTTGTCAGACCTGTTCGATGGCCGACAAGTCGACCTGGCTCTTCTCGAAGGGGCAGGAGTACATGTGGTGGAACAACGTGGAGACGAAGCCGTACGGCGGGTATCCGCAGTTCTACGACGTGAAGATCACCCAGCTCATCGAGCAAGTGAATCCGGGCGGGCAGGTGTGGAACGTGCGGGTGGGCCGCAAGCACCATGCGCCGTACGGGGTGTTCGAAGGGATGACGATTTTCGACGCGGGGGCCAAGGTGGGCCAGGCGGCGATCGGGTACATCCCCACGGACCAGGAATGGCGGTTCGTGAATATCTATGAAGACACGGCGACCTCGATGCGGGCCATTGTCGAGAACGTCGACAAGTCGGGCTTCACGCGGGACGAACCGTGGAAGCTCACCGGCAGCAGCCTGCCGGAGCATGAGACGTACTTCTTCTATCTGCAGCGGATCTGCAACCACTGCACGTATCCGGGGTGCCTGGCGGCCTGTCCGCGGAAGGCGATCTACAAGCGGCCGGAAGACGGCATCGTATTGATCGACCAGAACCGGTGCCGGGGGTACAAGAAGTGCGTGGAGCAGTGCCCGTTCAAGAAGCCGATGTACCGGGGCACGACCCGGGTGTCGGAGAAGTGCATCGCCTGTTATCCGCGGATCGAGGGGAAGGACCCCTTGACGGGCGGCGAGCCGATGGAAACGCGCTGTATGGCGGCCTGCGTGGGGAAGATCCGCATGCAGAGCCTGGTGCGGATCGGCGAAGACGGGCTGTGGGCGGAAGACCGGTGGCACCCGCTGTACTACGCGATCCGCGTGGAGCAGGTGGCGTTGCCCTTGTACCCGCAGTGGGGCACGGAGCCCAACGGCTTCTACATTCCGCCGCGGCACGCGCCGCGGGGCTACAACCGGCAGATGTTCGGGCCGGGGGTGGACAACGCGATCGAGAAGTATCTCGTGCCGAGTCGGGAACTGTTGGCGGTGCTCCAACTCTGGAGAGCCAGCCAGCAGATCATTTTCCGGTACGACGTCATTCCGGGCCCGAAGGTGTTCGAGACTCAGATCCACGGGAAGCGGTTCGACATGTACAATGATACCGTGCTGGGCTTCAACAAGTCGGGGAAGGAAGTGGCGCGCATTCAGGTCGAAGAGCCGATCTATATTCGGCCGGCCGAACGCGTGAACTGGCTGTAG